The Malus sylvestris chromosome 12, drMalSylv7.2, whole genome shotgun sequence genome contains a region encoding:
- the LOC126592976 gene encoding DNA-directed RNA polymerase V subunit 5A-like, which yields MDVEGEPANGETNGEILGPCLTSHIDDGSAESHRYYLSRRTVLETLRDRGYSVPASEIDLSLQDFRFLHGPTPDIERLRFSATHCTDPSDRMLVIYCGPGIVKVNVIRGLHSQIANKDTLTGLMLITQNQVTNQALKTLELYPFKTEIFQITDLLVNITKHVLKPKHQVLTDKEKGKLLKKYNVEEKQLPRLSRKDAISRYHGLEKGQVVKVTCTGDITESHVTYRCIW from the exons atggacgtGGAGGGAGAGCCGGCGAATGGGGAAACCAACGGGGAGATTCTGGGGCCTTGCCTGACCAGCCACATAGACGATGGTAGCGCAGAGAGCCACAGATACTACCTCTCACGGAGAACGGTGCTGGAGACGCTGAGGGACAGAGGCTATTCTGTTCCCGCCTCCGAAATCGACCTCTCTCTCCAAGACTTCCGCTTCCTCCACGGCCCCACTCCCGATATCGAGCGCCTACGCTTCTCCGCCACTCATTGCACCGACCCTTCTGACAGG ATGCTGGTCATTTACTGTGGCCCTGGTATCGTGAAGGTTAATGTGATTCGTGGGCTACATTCTCAGATTGCTAATAAGGACACTTTGACGGGGCTCATGTTAATTACCCAAAACCAAGTAACAAACCAAGCTCTAAAAACTCTGGAACTTTATCCGTTTAAAACTGAAATATTCCAG ATTACCGACTTGCTTGTTAACATCACGAAGCATGTCTTGAAGCCAAAGCATCAGGTGCTGACggacaaagagaaaggaaaactCCTAAAGAAGTACAACGTAGAAGAAAAGCAG CTTCCTCGACTTTCACGAAAAGACGCAATTTCACGGTACCATGGACTTGAGAAGGGGCAGGTAGTGAAAGTTACTTGCACTGGTGATATTACCGAGTCTCATGTTACATACCGTTGCATCTGGTGA